The Paenibacillus sp. RC334 nucleotide sequence CTGCCTCATATCGAGTCCAGAACGCCATGGCAAGCGCTAATCCGGATACGATCAGACTCGCCGTCATGCGGTCCTTGAGCCACAGCGCAAATTCAATCACCGTCATCATAATAAAATATATGTATAGCGAATCGCTCAGCCCGTTGGCACCGAACAATAAAATAAACGGATTCAGCGCATAGAACAGCGCCAGCATCAAGCTCATTCCCGAGCTAAGCCCTGTTCTGACACCCGCCCGATACAGCAGCACAGCTGTCAAAGCGGCAAAGGTAGCACTCAGGATGACAGCCGCCAATCCGTAGGATGCTAATGCCGGAAATAATGGGTACAGCAGTAATATCACCATTTCCAAAAGACTGGGCAACGGATTCCAGATGAATCCGATGGCACCCAAATGCGGATCACGGCTATATAGCACATAAAATGCATTGGCTACGCGACTGAGCGCGTCCGTATGCATGTATCCCAGAACATAACTGAAATAAATGCCTGCGAACAGCTCCAGCGCAAGTATAAACACAAACAGACCTATAACCATCCATCTGTTTGCTGACCATTTGCGAAAGGACATTCCTCTCGTTCCCCCTCAAACTTGTTACGGTGTTTTTTTCTCAAAATTATGAAGTCTCTTTCTGACGCTGTTGTGGAACGGAGAAAATCCAATAGCGATTCCAGATATAATTGTGAACGGGCACGATGATGGTGGTCAGTACCTCACCGATCAGATACGACCAGCCGATCCAGTGAATGGTTGCGTACATCAGACCTGCATTCAAGAGCAGGCCACAGGAGCAGACCAACAAATATTTAAGAAACTGGGTGCGACTCCCCTCCCCGGTAGGCTCGAATGTCCAGTTCCGGTTCAGCACATACGATACAAGCAGCGTGACTACGAATCCGATCGTAGTAGCCGTTACCGCAGGCACCCTGAACAGTTCCACCAGCAGTACAAGTACACCGACATGGATACCTGTACCCAGCAGCCCCACAATGCCATATTTAATGATTGGATACTTTAGATATGAACGTCTGATCATGTTGATTAAACTCCCTGTCCACCCACAATCGGTCAGCGTTCGCTCGTTTGTCTGCAATCAGATAACGAGGTCTGGCTTTGACTTCGTGATATATGGCGGCGATATATTCTCCTACCACTCCGATGGACAGCATCAATACACTGCCGATAATCAAGAGCAGCAAAATAACAGTTGTAAAACCGGTCACAGCGGTACCCGTTAATTTGTGCGCCAAGGTTTGAATTCCCAATATAACTGAAATCAGCATAAAAATGAGTCCCATTAAACTTACTACCCGCAACGGCACGGTTGAAAACGAAACTATTGCTTCCGCTGCCAGCCGAACCAGTCCCAACGGACTCCAGCGACTGGGGCCCTCCTCCCGAGGAGCCACCCGGAACGAAATCTGGGTTTTGCGGAAACCAAGCCAGGCCGTCATCCCGCGAAAAAATGGAATCCGTTCAGGCATCGCCATCCAGGCATCCACCACCCGGCGATCCAGCAGCTTATAATCCGAGGCATCTTTGAGGTTAAAGCCCGTCAAACGGTTCAAGGTCGCGTAGAACAATGAAGCCCCAAACTTTTTGCCTACCGACTCTTCTCCACGGAATTCCTTCACACATTCGACCAGATCGTAACCCTCATCCTGCCATAAACGCACCATTTCCCCAATCATCTCAGGAGGATGCTGCAAATCTCCGTCCATGACGATGATGGCATCGCCGGAGGCGTTTTCCAGACCTGCGCACAGCGCTAGCTCCTTGCCGAAGTTCCGGCTGAGCCGAAGTGCGAGCAGAGAAGGCATACGACGGGACAATTCGGACAGCTTGAGCCACGTATCGTCTCTGGAACCGTCATCTATGACAATCAGCTCATAGCGTGAAGTGACCACAGACAGCACCCCATCAATCACCTTGAGTGAACGCTCCAGATGTGAGCTTTCATTATACATGGGAATGACAACAGATAAAAAAGGTGTTTTTGTCTCCATTCTTGCTCCTTCTTTCTTCATATTCAGGAGGACTGTGCCGGGGCTTCATCCAGGTCATGCATATCGGTCAGACCATGCGTCGTCTTCTCCCAATAGAACGGCTTGGTAATGAGCTGCCAGGCTGCCTTCACCGCAGCAATACTCATAAGTACCCAATACAGCGGAGAGAGAAGCCCATATTTGACCATGGAATATGAAAATGTACGTTCACCGCGCTCTTCCAGTTCCCCGATGACCCAATACATTCCGGCCACGTTACTGAATACGAACAAAAAGTTACCGATATAAAATTCCGCGCTGGCCAGGTAATACACATATCCCGGGAACAGCTTGGGAATAAAGGCCATTTCCCAACCAAACCATAAAATCAGCAATCCCCAAAAAATTGGATTCAACAAAGGCAGCATCGGTGTCGCCAAAATCATTACCTGAAAGCCGAAAAAGCCTTTCCAGCCCACCTCACGCACCAACTTCACCGGATTGCGCATATGAACCAGCCATGTCTGCATATATCCCTTGATCCAGCGTGACCGCTGACGAATCCAGTTCCCTACGCGACTGTTCGCTTCCTCCCATGTACGGGAATCGACAATGGCGGTTTTGTAACCGCCTTTATACAGACGTATACCCAGATCGGCATCCTCGGTTACATTGTAGGGGTCCCACGCATTGATATCTTTGAGCACGGATACCCGAAAATGATTGGATGTTCCGCCCAAAGGAATAGGCGTATCTAACTGCATAATACCCGGCAGCAGCAGTTCGAACCACATACTGTATTCCTGCGTGAACCAGCGGGTCAGCAAATTTTGCGTACTGTTAAAATAGTTGAGCTTCGCTTGAATACACGCATAATGCTCAGGGAGCGAGTCGAACGCCGCAATGACCTTTTTTAGCTGGTCGGAGTCGGGACGATCCTCGGCATCATAAATAACCACAAATTCGCCGCGCGCCCGAATAAGTCCGTAGTTACACGCCTTCGGCTTGGTTTTGGGCAAGCCGTCAGGGACGACCAGTGTCGTATAATAGGCGGGCAGCTTCATTTCACGAAGCAGCTCAATGGTCTCAATATCGTCCTCTTCAATCAGCAGCCGCACATCCAGCTTGGATTTTGGATAATCAAGCTGCTCCAAATTCCGCAGCAGCATCGGAAGCACGCCCGCCTCCTTGTACATCGGTACGAGAATCGTATAGATCGGCAGCTTTTTCTCATCCATGGCGTCGACCTCTTCCTTCGTGAAGCGAAGCTGCGCCCCACGCCGGGAACCGAGATAAATAATACCAAATTTAAATAGCGTCATGGCAAAATAAAACAGCTGAATCAGCATATTGATGATCAGCACAGTATTCCAGCTGTTCCAGAAAAGACCGAGCAGCGTAATCACGCCCATCGCCGCGAACACCCACAGTTGTCCCTTCGTAAAGGTCGTGCGCGCCGAATTATGCGGCTCTTTTTCCAACAATCCGGTCGTGCTCTCCTGCATCATTTCTTCACCGTAGATCTTACCCCAGAGCTGCTCCATCTCTTCCTTGGTCGCCAGCACCTGCTCCACCGGCATGCCGAGAATGTCCTCCAGCTTCAAGCGCCGCTCTTCCAGCAACGGATCACTGACCGCCACAATATAGCGGTTCATATATTCATGAATGACGACCACGCCGTAAGCCATGGCCACCTGCTCGGGTAACTTATAGGCTGCATCCAGTGCCAGCTCTTCACCAATACGGCCGATCCGGTTCTGTGTAGCAATCGCGCGGTACAAATCCGCAGGCTCCAGCATTTGCAATGACAGCAAAATATCGCCGAGCAGCCCGCCGCTCTTCGCTTGGAACTCCAGTGCGCGCTCTAGCTGCTCTGGTGAAATATAGCCGTAACGTACCAGCATGTCGCCCAGTCGCTCTTTGGATTTATCACTATCCACCTGCTCCTGCAACTGCTCTGCGGTAATGAAGCCCATTTCTACCAAAATGTCGCCCAGCCTGCCACCGTAACGTTTTTGGTTTCGGATGGCGTCGGTAAGCTGGTCGCGGGTAATTATGCCGTTGTCCACCAATTGGTCTCCAAGGCGGGCCTTGCCGTTCCGTCCGTTCTGCATTCCCGTGGCGGCCTCTCCGCCTGCGGAAC carries:
- a CDS encoding GtrA family protein translates to MIRRSYLKYPIIKYGIVGLLGTGIHVGVLVLLVELFRVPAVTATTIGFVVTLLVSYVLNRNWTFEPTGEGSRTQFLKYLLVCSCGLLLNAGLMYATIHWIGWSYLIGEVLTTIIVPVHNYIWNRYWIFSVPQQRQKETS
- a CDS encoding glycosyltransferase family 2 protein, which translates into the protein METKTPFLSVVIPMYNESSHLERSLKVIDGVLSVVTSRYELIVIDDGSRDDTWLKLSELSRRMPSLLALRLSRNFGKELALCAGLENASGDAIIVMDGDLQHPPEMIGEMVRLWQDEGYDLVECVKEFRGEESVGKKFGASLFYATLNRLTGFNLKDASDYKLLDRRVVDAWMAMPERIPFFRGMTAWLGFRKTQISFRVAPREEGPSRWSPLGLVRLAAEAIVSFSTVPLRVVSLMGLIFMLISVILGIQTLAHKLTGTAVTGFTTVILLLLIIGSVLMLSIGVVGEYIAAIYHEVKARPRYLIADKRANADRLWVDREFNQHDQTFISKVSNH
- a CDS encoding glycosyltransferase family 2 protein, with the translated sequence MGDRLRWQIGGVSIPQTKRRIKEERQQIARLEQQLEAQRTEQAPVLYKLDFHIEELERRLQDTELRIQALQSAADTAAAVEQLLDESVQDGQAQEAHVQYLSGQQEQAAAGAALGVVFSAPGSAGGEAATGMQNGRNGKARLGDQLVDNGIITRDQLTDAIRNQKRYGGRLGDILVEMGFITAEQLQEQVDSDKSKERLGDMLVRYGYISPEQLERALEFQAKSGGLLGDILLSLQMLEPADLYRAIATQNRIGRIGEELALDAAYKLPEQVAMAYGVVVIHEYMNRYIVAVSDPLLEERRLKLEDILGMPVEQVLATKEEMEQLWGKIYGEEMMQESTTGLLEKEPHNSARTTFTKGQLWVFAAMGVITLLGLFWNSWNTVLIINMLIQLFYFAMTLFKFGIIYLGSRRGAQLRFTKEEVDAMDEKKLPIYTILVPMYKEAGVLPMLLRNLEQLDYPKSKLDVRLLIEEDDIETIELLREMKLPAYYTTLVVPDGLPKTKPKACNYGLIRARGEFVVIYDAEDRPDSDQLKKVIAAFDSLPEHYACIQAKLNYFNSTQNLLTRWFTQEYSMWFELLLPGIMQLDTPIPLGGTSNHFRVSVLKDINAWDPYNVTEDADLGIRLYKGGYKTAIVDSRTWEEANSRVGNWIRQRSRWIKGYMQTWLVHMRNPVKLVREVGWKGFFGFQVMILATPMLPLLNPIFWGLLILWFGWEMAFIPKLFPGYVYYLASAEFYIGNFLFVFSNVAGMYWVIGELEERGERTFSYSMVKYGLLSPLYWVLMSIAAVKAAWQLITKPFYWEKTTHGLTDMHDLDEAPAQSS